GAGCAGTTGCGGAAACGGCAGTGGCCGGCCAGTGGCGCCAGGTCCACGTAGCCACTGAGCAGTTCTTCTTCATCGATATGCCAGAGGCCGAACTCGCGGATGCCAGGGGAGTCGATCAGGTTTCCCCCGGCGGGCAGGTGCAACAGCTGGGCGGTGGTGGTGGTGTGCTGGCCCAGACCGGAGACATCCGAAAGCACATTGGTGGCGATGTCCGCATCGGGCAGCAGGGCGTTGACCAGGGAGGATTTGCCCACACCGGACTGGCCGACAAACACGCTGGTATGGCCGTCCAGCGCCGCGCTGAGCGCTGCCAGGCCCGCCTCGTGGGCCGTGCCGGTATCGGTGGCCGAGGCTTCGATGACCGGGTAACCCAGGTTGCGGTAGATATCGCACAGTGCGGTCAGCGCCGCGCGATTGTCGTCGGTAATCAGATCAGCCTTGTTGAGCACCAGTGCCGGGCGAATGCCGGACAGCTCGGCGGCGACCAGGTAGCGATCCAGCAGTTGGCTGGACGGCGTCGGCGCAGGCGCAAACACGATCAGCATCAAGTCCACATTGGCCGCCACCGGCTTCAGCTTGCCATAATTGTCTGGCCGCTTGAGCACGCTGGTGCGCGGCACGATGGCCGTGACAACGCCGTCTCCCGGCCCCTGCGCAGGTTGCCAGAGCACCTGGTCACCGACCACCAGCTGCTCCAGGTTGGCACGGAAATGGCAGCGCTGGCGGACACCGTCGGTGCCGCTGATCTCGACCTTTCTGCCATAGTGCGCGGTGACCAGCCCTGGCCGGGCGTCGCCCAGCTCGGCGGCGACATCGGCGTCCAGCTGCGCCTGGCGCTTCTGCGAACGGGCGACGCGCTCGGCCTGGATCTTTTCGATGCGCCAGCGTTGACGGCGGTTGAGATGGCGTTTGCTCATGCGATGGATGACACGCTACGTCCGGGGAACAGGGCTGCTACTATACCGGCCAGTATCAGGCAAACGCTAACAGGGAGATGAAGGATGTCGGACTCGATGACAGGGAAGACGGTGCTGATTACCGGCGCCAACAGCGGGATTGGCCTGGTGACGGCCTCGGTGTTGGCGGGCATGGGCGCACGGGTGGTGCTGGCCTGCCGCCGGGCGGAGGCCGCAAAACAGGCCATGGCGGAGATCCGCCAGCGCTACCCCGATGCGCGGCTGGAGACCGTTTCGCTGGATCTGGCCTCGTTGCAACGGGTGCGGCATGCGGCAGCCGAGGTGCGTGAGCGCTTCCGGCGCATTGACGTGCTGATCAACAACGCTGGCCTGGCCAGCATGCAGCGCGAAGTGACCGTGGACGGTTTTGAAAAGACCTTTGCCACCAATCATCTTGGCCCCTTCTTGTTCACGCATCTGCTGCAGTCGGTCATCACCCCGGGCAGCGGGCGTATCATTAACGTGGCCTCCGAAGCGCATCGCATGGGGCGCATGCACTGGGATGACCTGCAACTGGAACAGGGCTACTGGGTGATGAAGGCCTATGCACAGTCAAAGCTGGCCAATATCCTGTTCACCCGCGCCCTGGCACGCCGCCTGGCAGACACCGGCATTACCGTGAACGCCCTGCACCCCGGTGCGGTCTCCACCCATATCTGGCCTGAGCGTACCTGGTACGAGCGCGCCTTCAGCCGGCTGCTGAAGCTGTTCCTGATCAGCCCCGAAAAAGGCGCGCGCACGACCATCTGGCTGGCGTCCGGTGTGGAAGGTGGGCGTAGCCAGGGCGGCTATTTCGAAGGCTGCAAGGCCCGTAAACCCTCGGCCCGCGGGCGCAATGACGACGACGCGGAACGCCTGTGGGAAATTTCCGCTGCACTGACAGGAACCGACGCATGAGTGACCGCAAGGAAAACCTGATCTGGATCGACCTGGAAATGACCGGACTGAATCCGGACCAGGACCGGATCATCGAGATCGCCACCATCGTGACCGACAAGCAGCTCAATGTGCTGGCGGAGGGGCCCGTGATTGCCGTGCATCAGCCGGATGACGTGATGGGGGGCATGGATGAATGGAATACCACCACGCACACCGCTTCGGGGCTGGTGGAGCGGGTCCGGCAGAGTACCCGGGATGAGCGTGCTGCGGAGGCAGCGACCCTGGATTTTCTGCAGGACTGGGTAGAGCGTGGCATGTCACCCATGTGCGGCAACAGCATTTGCCAGGACCGCCGTTTCCTGTGGCGTTACATGCCAGGGCTGGAAGGCTGGTTTCACTACCGCAATCTGGATGTGTCCACCATCAAGGAACTGACACGGCGCTGGGCGCCGGAGTTGCTGTCCGGGGTGAAGAAGGACAGCAAGCACCAGGCGCTGGATGACATCCGTGATTCCATTGAAGAAATGCGTTACTACCGCAAGCAGGTGTTCTCGATCTGATCCTTGCCCTTTAGCGCTTGCCCGTTAGCGCGAGACGAGCAGTGGCACCTCGGCGCTGCGGAGCAGGCTGCTGGTGGTGCTGCCGACGAAGAACTGGCGCAGGGCCGAGTGGCCAAAGGCGCCCATCACGATCATGTCGATGTCGTTATCCCGCTGGTAGCTGCGCAGGGCGCTGTCCACATGGCCTTGCAGCAGGCTGGCCTGTACCGACAGGCCCGCGCCGCGCAACTGATTCGTGGCTTCTTCCAGCAGGTTCCGGTTTCGGGCATTGTCCTCGCCCACGGTGACCAGATGGCAATCGAGCCCCATGAACAGCGGGCTGCTCGCAATCAATGCCAGCCCCTTGCGTGTGGTCTCGCTGCCGTCATACGCCATCAGGATGCGCCGCGGCGCGCGGAAGCTGGCGGGCGTGAGCAGGATCGGCTTGTGCAGGGTGCGGATGACACGTTCCACGTTGTTGCCCACATGGGCGCCGACGCTGTCGCCGTCTTCGCCCTGGCGGCCCATGACCAGAATGCGGATCTCGCCTTCCATGTCCGCCAGGGTATCCACCAGATCGCCGTGGCGCTGGCGCGTCGTGCTCTGGGAGAAACCCGTTTCGGCCACGCGTTGTTGTGCGGCCTCCAGCATCAGTCGCCCCTGTTCCAGCGCCATGCGGCTGCGCCGGGCATCCAGCTCGGCCATTTCCTCCAGCAGTTTCTGGCTGCCGCCGAGGCTGATACGGCCGGTGAAGTTCTTTTCCGAGGGGAACTGCTTGCGATCCAGCACATGCAGCAGACTGAGCGGCGCGCCGGTGCGGCTGGCCGCCCAGGCGGCGTAATCGCATACCGCCGGGCTGGCGCTGGAGCCATCAATACAGGCCATGATCTGTGACATGAACATACTCCTCAGTGGGCGCTCAGACGCTTCAGTGCATCGGGCTTGTCATGGACGCCGAACTTGTCCACCAGCGTAGCACTGGCTTCGTTCAGGCCGACAATCTCGACCTCGGCACCCTCGCGGCGGAACTTGATCACTACCTTGTCCAGTGCACTGATGGCGGTGATGTCCCAGAAATGGGCGCTGTGCAGATCAATCACTACCCTGCTCACCGCTTCACGGAAATCAAAGGCAGCAACGAACTCTTCCGCCGAGCTGAAGAACACCTGACCGATAACCCGATACTCGCGCACCTGGCCGGATTCATCCAGTGTCGAGTTGATATACATCAGGCGACCGACCTTGTTGGCGAAGAACAGTGTGCTGAGCAAGACGCCTGCCAGCACGCCGATGGCAAGGTTATGGGTCAGCACCACGATGGTGACGGTGGCGATCATGACGATATTGCTGCTCATCGGGTGCGCGTGCAGATTGGTGAGCGAGCTCCAACTGAATGTGCCGATGGAGACCATGACCATGACGGCTACCAGAGCCGCCATGGGAATCTGCGAGACCCATTCGCCCAGGAAGACCACCATCATCAGCAGCACGACCCCGGCCACCAGACAGGACAGGCGCCCGCGCCCGCCGGACTGCACGTTGATGACAGACTGGCCGATCATGGCGCAGCCTGCCATGCCGCCGAAGAAGCCGGTCACGATATTGGCGACACCCTGGCCCTTGCTCTCGCGCTGCTTGTCACTTTCCGTATCGGTCAGATCATCAACGATATTGGCGGTCATCAGGGATTCAAGCAGACCGACCACGGTGAGCGACAGGACCGTGGGCAGGATGATCATCAGGGTTTCAAGATTCAGCGGGACATCCGGGAAGAGGAAATAGGGCAGGCTGTCTGGCAGCGCGCCAGTGTCGCCCACGTTGCGAATTTCCAGACCGAAATACATGGCGATGGCCGTCATCACCAGAATGCACACCAGCGGGGACGGCACGATACGGGTGAACAAGGGCAGGATATAGATGATGCCCAGACCGGCGATCACCATGGCGTACACCGCCCAATGCATGAATTCGATAACGGGTATGTTGATGCTGGTGTCGCCCACCTGCATGGGCTGCCAGGAGAGGGTGCCCAGTTCCTTCAGCTGCGCCATGAAGATCAGGATCGCCAGGGCGTTTACAAAGCCGGTCATCACCGATCTGGAAACAAATCGCATGACCCGGTGGATGCCGAGCTGGCCCAGAATCAGCTGGAAAACACCGGTGAGGATGGTGGCCGCCAGCAGATATTGCAGGCCATGCTGGTCCACCAGGTTGACCATCAGCAGCGCCATGGCGCCGGTCGCGGCAGAGATCATGCCGGGGCGGCCGCCAATGATGGCGGTAATCACGGCAATGCAGAAGGAGGCATACAGCCCCACTTTGGGTGGCACGCCAGCCAGCACGGAGAAGGCAATGGCTTCAGGGATCAGCGCAAGCGCCACGACGATGCCGGCGAGCAGATCGCCGCGCACATTGAAAAACCAGGTGTTCTTCAGTGATTGAAGCATGGACAGTTTCCAGACAGCGATTTCAGATAACCAATAAGGATGGCCACGGTACGCGCAGTACGTGACGGGATGAGAGCGTGAACAGAATTCGTGCCCGGAGGGCAGGTCGGTGTCCCGCAGGAGCGCGCGCTAGGGTGGCGTCAGCGCCATCGGGGATAAGGAAACGTTGCAGATCATCAGCGTTGGTCAAGCCAGGAAAGCGCGCGAGTCTAGCAGGCCGGGGGGCGGATGAACACCGCAGCCCCCCGCTTGTCGGTCAAGGCGACCGGGCCCGGGGTCAGGCGCTGCGCTGCATCTGTGCCATGGTCTGTGTCCCCAGAATGATCATGCGCACCATGGTGACGAGTTGGTCGATGATTTCCGGATGCTTGTCTTCCGGTTGGTCCATGGCGGTGGCGCCCATGGTGAACACCAGCCGGGTGATGGCTCTGGCCACCACCTCGGGACGATGGATGCCGGTGTGACGTTCTTCGGCCAGTCGCACCAGATCCCGGCACAGCTCTTCCTCGAAATAGCAGAGCTGGGTCTCTACGGCCCCCTTGAAGGCATCGGACCCCACGGTGCCCTCGCGCAACAGCAGATGCAGGTGCTTCTGGTCGCCGCGCAACTGCTCCATGAAGGCCTCGATGGAGCTTTGCACCACGCTGCGTTCTGCCACGGCCCGGGTGCGGGCCTCACCGATGATCTGCCGCAACGCCTCGCCCGCCTGGTTGATCAGCGCCACGGCCAGCTCGTCCACATCGCGGAAATGCCGGTAAAAGCTGTTCGGCGCGATCCCGGCGGCGCGGGCCACCTCGCGCAGGCTCAGGGTAGAGACGCTGCGATGCGGGCCCACCAGGGTCAGGGCGGCGGCAATCAGGTCTTCCCGTGAAATCACAGCACGCCGCCCTGCATGGGGGCGGCTGGTGTCGGGGCTGGCGTCCTTGACGGTCGAACTCATCCGGGGGCTCTCTGCGGGTCGATGCTGGTGCGGCCATGATAGCCCATGAAACGCAGGACGGCTGTATAGACTGATATATATACATGTGTATAATAACGCCGAATTCATGATCGAGACCCCGTACCATGCCCGCCACCGGTGCCCTGAAACGCCTGATGACCCCGCTGATCAACCCGGCGGCCTTTGACTTCTGGGTCGGCCAGGTCAGCCCGTTGCTGGCCTGGGAGCGGCCGCTGGCGCGTATCGTGGCGCGCGAGGTCAGCGCCCGCGACACCGTGACCCTGGTGCTCAAGCCGAATCGCCACGTGGCGCCGGTCCTGCCCGGCCAGCATGTGCCGGTGACGGTTGAAGTGGGGGGGCGGCGACTGACCCGGCAATACAGCCCCACGCAGACCGGCAAGCGCCTGGCGATCACCGTGAAACGCGTGCCCGGCGGCGCCGTCAGCACGCACCTGACCCGCGATGCCCGGGTGGGGGATGTGCTGGAACTGGGCGCGCCCTTCGGCACGATGCGGGACGATCCGGCGGTGTCGGCGTGGCTGTTTGCGGCGGCGGGCAGCGGCATTACCCCGTTGATGAGCCTGCTGCGCGCCCAGGCGGCGCGGGGCCAGGTCAACACCACCTTGCTGTACTGGGCCAGAACGCGCGCTGACCTGTGCTTTTTGCCCGAGCTTCAGCAGATGGCGCGTGACTGGCCCGGCATGACGTTGATACCGGTGCTGACCCGCGAAGCCGTTCTGGCCTCAGGTGAGGCGTCCGGCCGACCTGAGGCGGCGCTGCTGGCGCGCCATGTGCCGGATCTGGCAGACCGTCATGTCTACGCCTGCGGCCCGGCGGGGTTTGTTGCACAACTGGAACAGCTCACGGGCGACACGGCCCGCAGCGTTCTGGGTGAGGCCTTTACCCCGCCCGAGCGCGTCAGTGTGGTGGGCGCGCCGGTGCAGGTGACGCTGGCTCGCAGTGGTCGCGTGCTGGAGATTCCTGCTGGCGAAGCCCTGTTGCCTGCGCTGGAAGCTCAGGGGGAAACGCCTGCCTTCGGCTGTCGCATGGGGGTGTGCCACACCTGTGCCTGCCAGCGCCTGGACGGGACCAGCGAAGACCTGTTCAACGGCCGTCAACACAGCGAACCCGGCATGCTGCGCCTGTGCGTCAGCGCCGCCCGAAGCCACCTGACACTGGATCTGTAAATGACTGCGCAACAGCCTGCTCCGACATCCCTGTCTCCGGTCGCACGCGGCAATATTGCCCGGCGCCCCCTGACGCGCGCCGAGGTCGAGGCCTTCGGTACCGAACTGGATGCCCTGCGTGATCGCACTCTGGCCGACATCGGTGAAGCGGATGCGCGCTATATCAAGCGCATCTACGCGGCGGTGCGTTACACCGAAGCGCTGGGGCGCGGGCTGCTGTTCTTCGGCCTGTTCCCGCCTGCCTGGGTGCTGGGCACACTGCTGCTGGGCGTGTCCAAGATCCTGGAAAACATGGAACTGGGCCATAACGTGATGCATGGCCAGTACGACTGGATGAACGACCCGCGCTTCGACGGCAAGACCTATGAATGGGATGTGGTGGGCACCAGCGACAGTTGGCGCAAGACGCATAACTTCCAGCATCACACCTATACCAACGTCAAGGGCATGGACGACGACATCGGTTATGGACTGCTGCGCCTGTTTCCCGAGCAGCGCTGGCGCCCCTTTTATCTGTTTCAGCCGATCATTGCTGTGATTTTTGCGCTGATGTTCCAGTGGGGGGTGGCCATCCAGGATCTGCGCCTGGGTCGTTACTTCGCGGGCAAGATGACCCGTGAGGAACTGGCCGAGCAGTTCCGCCCGGTGGGCCGCAAGATGCGTCGCCAGTTGCTCAAGGATTATGTCTTCTTCCCGCTGCTGGCCGGGCCATTCTTCCTGCCGGTGCTGCTGGGCAACCTGGTGGCCAATGGCCTGCGTAATCTGTGGACCTACATGATCATTTTCTGCGGCCACTTTACGGCCAACGTCGAAGTGTTCCCGAAAGAGATGGTAGAGAACGAAACGCGTGGCGAATGGTATCTGCGCCAGTTGCGCGGCTCCTCCAACCTGCGTGGCGGCAAGCTGTTTCATATCATGTCCGGCAACCTGAGCCACCAGATCGAGCACCACTTGTTCCCGGACATTCCTGCGCGTCGCTATGCCGAGCTGTCCAGGGATGTGCGCGCCATTTGCGACCGCTACGGCATCTACTACAACACCGGCTCACTGGCCTCGCAGTTTGGTCAGGTGGTGTGGCGTATCCTGCGTTACGCCTTCCCGAGCAAACCGGTGAAGCTGGCGGGCAAGACGCTGGTGGCGGACTGACCCCGGTCGATACGTTTTATGCGGGGCGCTGTTGCAGCCGGTGCAGCGCCCAGCGTACATGGCGCACCACCATGGCAGACGGAAAGTCCAGGCGCGCCTGCAACGCCGTGATGGCGGCGGCGCTGGCCGGGCCGTTCCCCAATCCCACGGCAAGATTTCTCAGCCAGCCTTCGTAGCCTGTGCGGCGAATGGGTGATCCGGCGGTGTTTTCCAGAAAAGTGGCTTCGTCCCAGTTGAACAGTGTCACCAGATCCGCCTGATCCAGGGCGTGGCGTGGCTGGAAGTCGGCTTCGCCGGTGTGCTGCGCGAAACGATTCCAGGGGCACATCAGCTGACAGTCGTCACAGCCGAAAACACGATTGCCCATCAGCGGTCGCAGTTCCTCAGGAATATCACCGCGGTTCTCGATGGTGAGATAGCTGATGCAGCGGCGCGCATCCAGTTGATAGGGCGCCACGATGGCATCGGTGGGGCAGACGGTGATGCAGGCCTTGCACTGGCCGCAGTGATCCTCCACGGGCGCATCCACCGGCAACGCCAGGTCGGTATAGATCTCGCCAAGAAAAAACCAGCTGCCCGCTTCGCGATTCAGGATCAGCGTGTGCTTGCCCTGCCAGCCAAGCCCGGCTTTGGCGGCCAGCGGTTTCTCCATGACGGGGGCGCTGTCGACGAAGGCGCGGCCCAGGTGTGAGGTCGGTGCGGCCTCACGAATCTGCTGGGCCAGTCGTGCCAGTCGTTTGCGAATCACCTTGTGGTAATCGCGCCCCAGTGCGTAGCGTGAGACATAGGCTTTTTCCGGTTGTTTCAGCCGCTGCACCGGGCGCGTATCCGGCGGCAGGTAATCCATGCGCACGGAAATCACCCGCAGTGTGCCGGGTTCCAGCTCGGCCGGGCGGCTGCGCTTGTGGCCGTGCGCCTGCATCCAGTCCATGTCGCCGTGGTAGCCCTTGGCCAGCCAGTCCTGCAGGCGTGCCTCGGCCGCGCTGAGCTCCGTGTCGGCGATGCCCGCCTGCTGGAAGCCCAACTCGCGGGCCCAGCGCTTGATGTCGCGGGCCAGTTCAACGAGCGTTGTGTCGGTGGTCGGGTCAGTCATCGAAGTCGCGTATACTCGCGGTACTGGTCTGCAGCACAGGAAAGCGTCGCCGTCATGCTAGCACAGCTCCCCCGTACCCCTGATCCGCACTGGTCGCGCCTGGACAGCGCCGATGGCACCCGGGCGCTGGACCGGTATGCCATCGAGCAGGCCGGCATCGCCGGTGAAACCCTGATGCAACGCGCGGGTGAAGCGGCCTTTGCGCTGCTGCGCCAGCGCTGGCCCGAGGCCCGGCGTCTTCTGATCTGCTGTGGCGGTGGCAATAACGGCGGCGACGGCTATGTGGTGGCGGCCCTGGCGCGCCAGGCGGGCCTGTCGCCCATGCTGCTGGCGATGACGCCGCGCGATGCGCTCAAGGGCGATGCCCGCACCATGGCTGACCGCGCCGCAGAGGTGCCGCAGGTCAATCTGGCGTCGCTGCCCGCCGCCCTGCGCGGCGCGGACCTGGTGGTGGATGCCCTGCTCGGTACCGGCGCCGACAAGCCGGTGCGTGAGCCACTGGCGGCGGTGATCGACGCCATCAATGCCAGTGCCCGCCCGGTGCTGGCGCTGGATCTGCCCAGCGGCCTGCATGCGGACAGTGGTCGTCCCCTGGGTGTGGCGGTGCGCGCCAGCGCCACCATTACCTTTATCGGCGTCAAGCAGGGGTTGCTGACGGGGGCCGGGCTGGATCATGCCGGTGCGCTCTCGTTCAATCATCTCGGCGTGCCGCTATCGGTGTATCAGCGTGTGCCACCGGCGGCGCTCTGCCCGAACCCCTCCTGGTTGCCTGCTCTGTTGCCGCCGCGTCTGCGTGCCGGGCACAAGGGGTTGTATGGCCATGTCCTGGTGATCGGTGGCGATCACGGTTACGCCGGGGCCGCGATGATGGCCGCCCAGGCCGCGCTGCGTTGCGGGGCCGGTCTGGTGTCGGTGGCCACCCGCGCGCAGCATGTGTCGGCCTTCCTGACCCGCCAGCCGGAGTTGATGGTGCGGGGGGTGGACACCCGTGACGACCTGCAGCCGTTGCTCGACAAGGCCAGCGTCCTGGTGGTGGGGCCCGGCCTGGGTCAGGACAAGTGGGGGCAAGTGATGCTGGACGCTGCCCTGGCCTCGGGGTTGCCGGCCGTGCTGGATGCCGATGCCATCAACCTGCTGGCCGGGCACAGCGAGCGGCCGCAGCGTGCCGATCTGGTATGGACCCCGCACCCCGGTGAGGCGGCACGTTTGCTGGGGCAATCCGCTGCCAGCGTGCAACAGGACCGTTTTGCGGCGCTGGACGCCCTGTGTCAGCACACTGGCGGTACGGTGCTGCTCAAGGGCGTGGGCACCCTGATCAACCATGCCGACGCAAGGCAGCCGCCGGTGCTCATTCGCCAGGGTAATCCCGGCATGGCCAGTGGCGGCATGGGCGATGTGCTCAGCGGTATCATCGGTGCCCTGCTGGGGCAGGGGCTGAGTCCGCGTGAGGCCGCCGCCGGGGGCGGCTTGCTGCACGCCCTGGCGGGCGATCAGGTGGCGGCCCGGCAAGGCGAGCGCGGCATGGCGGCGACGGATCTGCTGGCGGAGTTGCCAGCACTGATCAACGACCAGACCCACGGGCAGGGTGCAGCATGATGTCGACATCAGCGCCGACAGAAGAACAGTATCTGGCCGATGACGCAGCGACCGAAGCACTGGGCGCTGCACTGGCTCGGGAATTTGCGCGCGGCGGCGTGGTCTTTCTGGAAGGCGACCTCGGTGCGGGCAAGACCACGCTGGTACGTGGCTGGTTGCGCGCACTGGGGCATTCGGGGGCGGTCAAGAGCCCGACTTACACCATTGTGGAACCCTATGAGCTGGGCGGGCTTGATGTCTATCATTTCGACCTGTATCGCCTGGCCGATCCGGAGGAGCTGGAATTGATGGGCGTGCGCGATTATTTTGCTCCCGGCAGCCTGTGCCTGGTGGAGTGGCCGCAGCGCGGTGACGGCATGTTGCCGGTGCCGGATCTGACCGTGCAGTTGCGGGTCGCGTTGCCCGGTCGCCATGCACACCTGATTCGTACAACATGATACAGTCGCCACAGAAAGGTAAAGCAGGACGGTTCATGCCAGCGCAGTCGATGACCAGACCGCAAGACAGAGTGCATGCCGGTGCCCTGATGCAGCGTGCCGCGGGTGGACTGTCCCTTGCATTGACCCTGTTGTTTTCCCTGTTTGCATCGGCCTGGGCCAGTGCCCAGAACATCGAATCCGTGCGTTTGCATCGTGCCCCGGACCACACCCGTATCGTGTTCGACCTCAAGGGTCCGGTGGATCACAAGATCGACCGCCTGAGCAATCCCGACCGGATCGTCGTTGACCTCACCGACGCCCGGCTGGATTTCGACATGAACAGCCTGTCGTTGTCGCGCAGCCCCATCAATGGCATTCGGGTGGGGCGCCATGAGGCCATGACCCGCGTGGTGTTCGACCTGAATGACAGCGTCCGCCCGCGCAGTAACCTGCTCAAGCCGATCGACCCCCACGGCTGGCGTCTGGTGATCGACCTGTTCGATACCGATCCCGAGCCGGTACGCAGCATGGAAAAGATCGTCGAGCAGCAGGAAGGTCCGCGCCCCATGATTGTGGCCATCGACCCCGGTCATGGTGGTGAGGACCCTGGCGCCATCGGCCCCGGCGGTGTGCGCGAAAAAGATGTGGTATTGCAGATAGCCCGGCGCGTCTACCGACTGATGGATGCCGCACCGGGGATACAGCCGGTGCTGGTGCGTGATGGTGATTATTATGTGCCGCTGGCGGAGCGCCGCCGCATTGCCTCCGAGCAGCATGGTGCGGATGTGTTCATTTCCCTGCATGCGGACGCGTTTACCGACCCGCGTGCCAATGGCGCCTCGGTCTTTGCGCTGTCAAACCGTGGCGCCACCAGTGCCCGCGCGGCCTATCTGGCGCGCATGGCCAACGATTCGGACCGCGTGGCCGGGGTCTATGAGGAAGAAAAGGACAATAGCGGCCTGATGGGCGTGCTGGCGGACATGACGCTCAGCGGTTCCATGGCCCACAGCCTGTACATGGGCAAGGAACTGATCGAGGAGATGGGCAGCTTCACCCGCTTGCACGGCAACCGCAGGCAGGTGGAACAGGCCAACTTTGCGGTGCTGCGCGAACCGAGCATGGTCTCGGTGCTGGTGGAAACCGGCTTTATTTCCAACCCGGAAGAAGCGCGCAAATTGCAGACCGCCGAGCACCAGGACCGTATCGCGCGCGCCATCCTCAACGGCGTGCGCCGTTATTTTGAACATCACCCGGCCCCGGGGAGCTGGTTTGCCGAGCAACGCCGCAATGGCGGCGGCAGTGTGGCCAGTCACCGCATCCAGCCCGGTGAAACCCTGTCTGCCATTGCCCGCCGTTACAGCGTCACCGAGGCCGCCTTGCGCGATGCCAACAACATCAGTGGTGACCTGATTCGCGTGGGC
This region of Isoalcanivorax indicus genomic DNA includes:
- a CDS encoding SDR family oxidoreductase — its product is MTGKTVLITGANSGIGLVTASVLAGMGARVVLACRRAEAAKQAMAEIRQRYPDARLETVSLDLASLQRVRHAAAEVRERFRRIDVLINNAGLASMQREVTVDGFEKTFATNHLGPFLFTHLLQSVITPGSGRIINVASEAHRMGRMHWDDLQLEQGYWVMKAYAQSKLANILFTRALARRLADTGITVNALHPGAVSTHIWPERTWYERAFSRLLKLFLISPEKGARTTIWLASGVEGGRSQGGYFEGCKARKPSARGRNDDDAERLWEISAALTGTDA
- the queG gene encoding tRNA epoxyqueuosine(34) reductase QueG produces the protein MTDPTTDTTLVELARDIKRWARELGFQQAGIADTELSAAEARLQDWLAKGYHGDMDWMQAHGHKRSRPAELEPGTLRVISVRMDYLPPDTRPVQRLKQPEKAYVSRYALGRDYHKVIRKRLARLAQQIREAAPTSHLGRAFVDSAPVMEKPLAAKAGLGWQGKHTLILNREAGSWFFLGEIYTDLALPVDAPVEDHCGQCKACITVCPTDAIVAPYQLDARRCISYLTIENRGDIPEELRPLMGNRVFGCDDCQLMCPWNRFAQHTGEADFQPRHALDQADLVTLFNWDEATFLENTAGSPIRRTGYEGWLRNLAVGLGNGPASAAAITALQARLDFPSAMVVRHVRWALHRLQQRPA
- the orn gene encoding oligoribonuclease → MSDRKENLIWIDLEMTGLNPDQDRIIEIATIVTDKQLNVLAEGPVIAVHQPDDVMGGMDEWNTTTHTASGLVERVRQSTRDERAAEAATLDFLQDWVERGMSPMCGNSICQDRRFLWRYMPGLEGWFHYRNLDVSTIKELTRRWAPELLSGVKKDSKHQALDDIRDSIEEMRYYRKQVFSI
- a CDS encoding flavin reductase family protein: MPATGALKRLMTPLINPAAFDFWVGQVSPLLAWERPLARIVAREVSARDTVTLVLKPNRHVAPVLPGQHVPVTVEVGGRRLTRQYSPTQTGKRLAITVKRVPGGAVSTHLTRDARVGDVLELGAPFGTMRDDPAVSAWLFAAAGSGITPLMSLLRAQAARGQVNTTLLYWARTRADLCFLPELQQMARDWPGMTLIPVLTREAVLASGEASGRPEAALLARHVPDLADRHVYACGPAGFVAQLEQLTGDTARSVLGEAFTPPERVSVVGAPVQVTLARSGRVLEIPAGEALLPALEAQGETPAFGCRMGVCHTCACQRLDGTSEDLFNGRQHSEPGMLRLCVSAARSHLTLDL
- the fabR gene encoding HTH-type transcriptional repressor FabR, which codes for MSSTVKDASPDTSRPHAGRRAVISREDLIAAALTLVGPHRSVSTLSLREVARAAGIAPNSFYRHFRDVDELAVALINQAGEALRQIIGEARTRAVAERSVVQSSIEAFMEQLRGDQKHLHLLLREGTVGSDAFKGAVETQLCYFEEELCRDLVRLAEERHTGIHRPEVVARAITRLVFTMGATAMDQPEDKHPEIIDQLVTMVRMIILGTQTMAQMQRSA
- the rsgA gene encoding small ribosomal subunit biogenesis GTPase RsgA; the protein is MSKRHLNRRQRWRIEKIQAERVARSQKRQAQLDADVAAELGDARPGLVTAHYGRKVEISGTDGVRQRCHFRANLEQLVVGDQVLWQPAQGPGDGVVTAIVPRTSVLKRPDNYGKLKPVAANVDLMLIVFAPAPTPSSQLLDRYLVAAELSGIRPALVLNKADLITDDNRAALTALCDIYRNLGYPVIEASATDTGTAHEAGLAALSAALDGHTSVFVGQSGVGKSSLVNALLPDADIATNVLSDVSGLGQHTTTTAQLLHLPAGGNLIDSPGIREFGLWHIDEEELLSGYVDLAPLAGHCRFRNCSHRHEPGCALIEAAASGAISQERLDNFFRIADTLDEDARQRYE
- a CDS encoding fatty acid desaturase family protein; the protein is MTAQQPAPTSLSPVARGNIARRPLTRAEVEAFGTELDALRDRTLADIGEADARYIKRIYAAVRYTEALGRGLLFFGLFPPAWVLGTLLLGVSKILENMELGHNVMHGQYDWMNDPRFDGKTYEWDVVGTSDSWRKTHNFQHHTYTNVKGMDDDIGYGLLRLFPEQRWRPFYLFQPIIAVIFALMFQWGVAIQDLRLGRYFAGKMTREELAEQFRPVGRKMRRQLLKDYVFFPLLAGPFFLPVLLGNLVANGLRNLWTYMIIFCGHFTANVEVFPKEMVENETRGEWYLRQLRGSSNLRGGKLFHIMSGNLSHQIEHHLFPDIPARRYAELSRDVRAICDRYGIYYNTGSLASQFGQVVWRILRYAFPSKPVKLAGKTLVAD
- a CDS encoding SulP family inorganic anion transporter gives rise to the protein MLQSLKNTWFFNVRGDLLAGIVVALALIPEAIAFSVLAGVPPKVGLYASFCIAVITAIIGGRPGMISAATGAMALLMVNLVDQHGLQYLLAATILTGVFQLILGQLGIHRVMRFVSRSVMTGFVNALAILIFMAQLKELGTLSWQPMQVGDTSINIPVIEFMHWAVYAMVIAGLGIIYILPLFTRIVPSPLVCILVMTAIAMYFGLEIRNVGDTGALPDSLPYFLFPDVPLNLETLMIILPTVLSLTVVGLLESLMTANIVDDLTDTESDKQRESKGQGVANIVTGFFGGMAGCAMIGQSVINVQSGGRGRLSCLVAGVVLLMMVVFLGEWVSQIPMAALVAVMVMVSIGTFSWSSLTNLHAHPMSSNIVMIATVTIVVLTHNLAIGVLAGVLLSTLFFANKVGRLMYINSTLDESGQVREYRVIGQVFFSSAEEFVAAFDFREAVSRVVIDLHSAHFWDITAISALDKVVIKFRREGAEVEIVGLNEASATLVDKFGVHDKPDALKRLSAH
- a CDS encoding universal stress protein; translated protein: MSQIMACIDGSSASPAVCDYAAWAASRTGAPLSLLHVLDRKQFPSEKNFTGRISLGGSQKLLEEMAELDARRSRMALEQGRLMLEAAQQRVAETGFSQSTTRQRHGDLVDTLADMEGEIRILVMGRQGEDGDSVGAHVGNNVERVIRTLHKPILLTPASFRAPRRILMAYDGSETTRKGLALIASSPLFMGLDCHLVTVGEDNARNRNLLEEATNQLRGAGLSVQASLLQGHVDSALRSYQRDNDIDMIVMGAFGHSALRQFFVGSTTSSLLRSAEVPLLVSR